CCAGGAACGGCGGGGCATGTTGCGGGTCTGGAACCTGTCGTTGCTGGTGGCCACCTTCTCGCTCACGATCCTGGGCACGTTCCTCACCCGTTCGGGGGTCCTCGAGTCGGTCCACGCCTTCACCGAGTCACCCATCGGGCCGTGGATCCTGGCCTTCTTCGGGGTGGTCGTGGCCGTGTCGATCGGGCTCATCGGCTGGCGGGGCGACCGCCTGCGCTCGCCCGGGGCCATCGACTCGCCCATCTCCCGCGAGGGCGCCTTCTTGGCCAACAACCTCGGCTTCGCGGCGTTCACGTTCGTCGTGCTGCTGGGGACGGTCTTCCCGCTGCTGGCCGAGGCCGTCAACGGTGAACTGCTGTCGGTGGGCTCGCCTTACTTCAACCGCATGACCGCCCCCATAGGGCTCACCCTGCTGTTCCTGATGGCGGTGGCCCCCGTGCTCCCGTGGCGCAAGGCCTCGGGGGAGGTGCTGCACCACCGCCTGGTGGCGCCCGCGTGGACGGCGACGGCCGTCGTGGTCGTGTGCGTGGCCGCCGGGGTGAGGGGCCTGGGCCCCCTGGCCGCCTTCGGCCTGGGGACTTTCGCGGGCACGACGGCCGTGCGCCAGCTCGGTCTGGCCGTGCGGGCCGCCCGCCGCCAGGGGACGCGGCTGGGCCGGGCCTTCATCGGCCGCACCAACGGGGGCATGATCGTCCACCTGGGGGTGGTGGTCATAGGCATCGCCTTCGCGGCCAGCTCGTCCTACGGCGAGAGCCGCCAGTTCCGGCTGGCCCCCGGCCAGTCGGCCACGCTGTCGGGTTACACCCTGACCTACCTGGGCCTGCAGACCGTCGAGCGGGCCAACCACACCAGCACCCAGGCCCGTGTCCAGATCGACGGGGGCAAGGTCTACGCCCCCAGCCTCAACCAGTACCCGTTCGCCACCCAGGCCATCGGTACCCCGTCGGTGCGCAATGGCCTGCGCGAGGACGTCTACCTCACCCTGGTGGCTGCCCCCGACGACCCCGCGAGCCCGGCCGTGATCGGCGTGAGGGTGCAGCCCCTGGTCGTGTGGCTGTGGATCGGCGGGGGGATCATGGCCCTGGGCACCCTGCTGGCGGCCTGGCCCGCGGGCCGCCGCCGGCGCCTGGAGGTGGCCGAAGGCCCGACCGAGGTCGACCCCGAACCCGCCCTGGCGGCGGGCACGGTCGAGCCCGCGACGGCCACAGCCGGCCCAGCGGCCGGGGGCGAGCCCGAAGCCCAGCCGGGGGCCGAACCCGCGGGGCCGGGGCGGCCGGCGGCGGTGCCGCGGTGAGCGTCGGACGGCGCCGGGCGTTGGGCCTGTCGTGGGGGGCCATGGCCATGGTGCTGGTCGTCGCTCTGGCCGTGGGCAGCCAGGGAGGTTCGGCGCCCCCGACCGACGCCGAGCGGGCCCAGAGCATCTCCGAGGTTGTCCGTTGCCCGACCTGCCGCAGCCAGTCGATAGCGGACTCCGATGCCCCGGCCGCCCGCCAGGGCCGAGACGAGATCCTGCGCCTGGTGGGTGAGGGACTCTCCGACGCCGAGGTCAAGCAGTGGTTCGTCGACCGGTTCGGCACCGACATCCTGCTCGACCCCCCCAAGCGGGGGGTGAGCGCCCTGGTGTGGGCCCTGCCCGTCGTCTCGCTGGGGGCCGCCGCGGCTGGCCTGGTGGTCGCCTTCAAGCGGTGGCGGCCGGGGCACCGCCGGGTCAGCGACTCCGACCGGGCGCTCGTCGAGCGGGCGTTGGACCAGTGAGCGACCGGTCCGACCTGGAGGAGGAGCGCCAGTTCCTGCTGGAGTCGTTGCGTGACCTCGACCGCGAGCGCCAAGCGGGCGAGATCGACGAGGCCGACTACCAGTCCCTGCGCGACGACTACACCTCCCGGGCCGCCGAGGTGCTGCGCGCCCTCGAGGCCCACGGCGACCGGCCCGACGACCGGCCCGTTCGGGGCGCCACCCGCCACTCGACCTCCCGCCGGGCGTTGGCCCTGGGGCTGATCGCGGCCTTCGTACTGGTGGCCGGGGCCAGCGTCTTCATGGTGGCTGCCGACCGCCAGCCCGGTGCACCCATCACCGGGTCCCTGCCTGAGACGCCCGCCCAGAAGCTGGCCCTGGCCCACGAGCTGGAGGCCCGAGGCGAGGCCCTGGAGGCCCTCAAGCTCTACGACTCGGTCCTCGAGGAGGACCCGGCCAACGTCGAGGCCCTCACCTACCGGGGCTGGCTGCTCAAGCTGGCGGGCCTGGCCGACGAGGCCCAGGCGTCCTTCGAACGGGCGATGGCCATCGACCCCCGCTACCCGGACGTGCGCTTCTTCTACGGCATGCTGCTCTACCAGGACCGCGACGACCCGGCGGCGGCCGTCGTCGAGTTCGAGACCTTCCTGGCCTCGAGCCCCCCACCGGGCACGGCCGAGGCCGTCCAGGGTGTGCTCGACCGCGCCCGCTCCGATGCCGATGCCCGGTCGGCGACGACAACCACCGCCCCATAGGGCAAGACTGGCCGGATGGGATTCATATCTGTCCTCATCTCCACGGTCATCGTCGGGCTGGTCGTGGGCGCGCTGGGCCGGCTGGCTCTTCCCGGCCCCAACCCCATGACCATCGGCATGACGATCCTGGTGGGTATCGGAGGCGCCTTCGTCGGGGGTCTGGTGGCATCTCTTCTGGGAGCCGAGGCCGGGATCACCCTGATCCTGCAGGTGGCCGCGGCGGCGGGCATCGTCTACCTGATGGAGCGCCGCCGCCGGGCGTAGGGCCCGGGGGGCCGCTCACCCTCGGTGGCGAGCGTGGCTACGCTGGCCGGTGCCCTGACGGGGAACCAGCCGGTGTGGCCCGGGCGGGGACCGAGAGGTGGTTATGGAGCCTTCCGAGCAGTTGCGCCCCAGAGACCTGGCCATTCCCGCGGCCGTACCGCCCCCCCGGCCGCGCCACCTCGACGACCTCCGCTTCCGGCCCCAGCCCGCCACTCGGTGGTTCAGCCCGGGCGTGCTGGCCCAGTCGGGCCTGCGGGTGGCCCTGTCGGGGGCGTTCGGGCAGTTCCTCGACAAGCGCGAGCTCCAGGCGTCGGTGGAGGCCGGGCCCCTCTCGTTCGGGGTGGCGCCTACCCCCGCGCCCCACTCCGCGGCCGCGAGCGACGAGCTCTGGGTCGACTTCATCGCCGACACGGGCGACGGGTTCGGCGCCACCTACACGGTGGCCTGGCTCTCGGCCCAGCACGAGCTGCGTTTCCCGGGGGTCGACCAGCCGTTGCCCCGGGCCGACGTGGTGGTGCTGGGCGGGGACGAGGTCTACCCGGTGGGCGACGCCGAGACCTACGAGCAGCGCTTCGTGGGGCCGTTCCGGGCCGCCCTGCCGTGGACGTGGGAGCCCCACCCCGAGCTGTTCGCCCTGGCCGGCAACCACGACTGGTACGACGGGCTGACGGCCTTCATGCGGATCTTCTGCCAGCGCAAGTGGGTAGGGGGCCGCCAGACCCGCCAGACCCGGAGCTACTTCGCTGTCGAGCTGCCCCACCGTTGGTGGCTTTGGGGCATCGACATCCAGCTCGACTCCTACATCGACGAACCTCAGCTCCGCTACTTCGAGGACGCCGTCAAGCGCATGCGCCCCGGCGACCGGGTGGTCCTGTGCACGGCCGAGCCCAGTTGGCTAGACGCCAGCCCCAGCTCGCGGGGGCGCAAGAACCTGGCCTTCCTGGAGAACCGGCTGATCCGCCCTAGCGGGGCCCGGCTGATGCTCACCCTCTCGGGCGACCTCCACCACTACTCGCACTATGTGGGCGAGGACGCCTCGCACAAGGTCACGGCCGGCGGCGGCGGGGCCTTCCTGCACCCGACGCACACCCTGGCCCCCGAGATCGAGACCCAGATCGACCCGGCCGACGAGAAGACCCGGCGGCGCTTCACCCGCACGGCCTGTTACCCCGACCAGGTGACCAGCCGGCGGCTGGCGTGGGGGGCGGTCTCGCTGCCGGTGCGCAACCCGTCGTTCATGGTGGTGCCGGCCGTCGTCTACGTGCTGCTGGCGTGGTCGAGCCAGTTCTCCCTGCGGGCCTTCGGCGGGCCGGGCGAGCCTGGTGAGATAAGCCGGGCGGCGCCGGGCTACGGCTGGGTCGACGTGGTCTTGGGCCTCGTTCGCAACCCCCTCTCGATCCTGCTCGTCCTCGCCTTCGCGGGCGGGCTCATCGCCTTTGCCAAACCACCCAAGCGATGGCCCGACAACCCCCACCGGCTGGCCGCCAAGATCGTGATGGGCACCGTCCACCTGGCGCTGCATCTGGCCCTGGTGGTCGTGCTCGGCCTGCTGGCCGTCAAGGTGGCGTCGGCCCTGTTCGACCGGGGGGCGTGGTTCACGGCCACGCTGCTGGTGCTCATGGGCGCCTTCGGGGGCTTCTTCGGGGGGCTGGCCACGGGGCTCTACCTGGCCGTGGCCAACGCCGTGCCCGGCACCGACGCCCACTCCAACGAGGCCTTCTCGGCCATGCGCCTGACCAGCTACAAGAACTTCCTGCGGCTTCACTTCGACGCCGCGGGCGTTCTCCACGTCTACCCCGTCGGGGTACGCCGAGCCCATAAGGACTGGGTGCTCGACCCCGACAACGCCGACGCCGAGGCGCCCTGGCTGGCGCCCGACGGCGACCCCCCGGTCGCCCATCTCATCGAACGGCCGTTCTCGATCGACGGGCGAACGGGCGGGCCGGTGGTGCCTCCGCCCCGGGACGACGACCGCCAACCACAGGTCCTGCCGCTCAAGAAGCCAGGGTCGGGGAGTATGGAGACGTGAGCGACACCCACTTCGACACGATCGTGGTCGGTTCCGGGTTCGGCGGGTCGGTGACCGCCTACCGGCTGGCCGAGGCCGGCCAGCGGGTCTGCCTTCTGGAGCGGGGCAAGTCCTACCCGCCCGAGTCATTCGCCCGCCGGCCCCATGAGATGGCCCGCAATTTCTGGGACCCGAGCCGGGGCTACCAGGGCCTGTTCGACGTGTGGAGCTTCCGGGGGATCGAGGCCCTGATCGCCAGCGGTCTCGGCGGCGGATCGCTGATCTACGCCAACGTTCTGCTGCGCAAGGACGAGCGCTGGTTCGTGCACGAGAGCCCGGTGGGCAAGGGCTACGAGAACTGGCCCATCAGCCGGGCCGACCTCGACCCCCACTACGACGCCGTGGAGTCGATGATGGGCGCCACCCGCTTCCCCTTCGGCCAGCCCGGGTTCGACACCCACAAGACCCAGGCCCTGAAGGACGCGGCCGCCACGTTGGACCTGGAGTGGGCGCTCCCACCCCTGGCCGTTAGCTTCTCGCCCCGGCCCGGCGAACCTCCCGTCATCGCCGAGCCCGTGGCCCCGGCCCCCTACGGCAACGTCCACGGCAAGCTGCGCACCACGTGCCGGCTGTGCGGCGAGTGCGACCTGGGCTGCAACTACGGCAGCAAGAACACCCTCGACCACAACTACATCTCCGCCGCCTGCCACCACGGGGCCGAGGTCCGCACCCGCTCGGAGGTCAAGCGCATCGGCCGCCGGCCCGAGGGCGGTTACACGGTCAGCTACGTCGAGCACCGGCCCGATCGCGAGGGTGTGGCCACCGACACGTCCAAGCTGCCCCAGACCACGATCACCGCCGACCGGCTCGTGCTGAGCGCCGGCACCCTGGGCAGCCCCTACCTGCTGCTTCGCAACCGCTCGGCCTTTCCCAACCTGTCCAAGGCGCTGGGCAGCCGCTTCTGCGGCAACGGTGACCTGCTGAGCTTCGTCATCAACGCCACCGAGGAGGACGGCGGCCGCCGGGTGCCGCGCAACATCGAAGGCAGCCGGGGGCCGGTCATCACCAGCTATCTGCGGGTGCCCGACCAGGTCGACGGCGGGACCGGTCGGGGCTACTACGTGGAAGACGCCGGCTACCCGGCGTGGCTCGACTGGGTGGTCGAGACCGCCACCCTGCCCCGGACGGTCTCGAGGGTGGTCCGCTTCGCCGGCCGCCGGGTACTCCACCACCTGACCCGTAGCCCCCGCAGCGACCTCAGCGCCGAGATCGGGTACCTGGTGGGCCCGTGCACCCTGTCGTCCACCTCGATGCCCCTACTGGGCATGGGCCGAGACGTGCCCGACGGGGTCATGAAGCTGCGCCGGGGGTACCTCGACATCGACTGGTCGACCAAGACCTCCCAGGACTACTTCGAGCGGGTCCGGGGCACCATGGAAGGCATCGCCTCAGCTCTCGGTGCCGACTTCAAGGACAGCTTCTTGTGGTGGCTCAAGCGGGTCATCACCGTCCACCCCCTGGGCGGCTGCCCCATGGGCCGCCACGAGGGCGAGGGCGTGGTCGACCAGTGGGGCGAGGTCTTCGGTTACCCCGGCCTGTACGTGGCCGACGGGTCGGTGATGCCCGGCCCCGTCGGGCCCAACCCCTCGCTGACGATCGCCGCCTTCGCCGACCGCATGGCCACCCGCATCCTCGAGTCGGCCCCGCCCGCCCGCCGACCTGTCCACCCGCCCGTCCCGGTCCCGGTCCCCGAGCCGGAGCCGGCGCCTCCAGGCCCGGAGCCCGCCCCCGAGCCCGGCGACGGCGCGACCACCTCGTTGGAGTTCACCGAGGAGATGAAGGGCCACGTCACCTTCGGGGAGACCGACTTCGAAAAGGGCGCCAAGCAGGGCCGCAAGGACCGCAACTTCTTCATGTTCCGCCTGACGATCGTGCTTGATGACGTGAACGCCTTCCTGGCCGACCCCGACCGCCAGGCCCGGGCCGGGGGCTGGGTGTCGTGCGAGGCCCTGGGCGGCCGGCGGCCCGTAGACCGGGGCACCTTCAACCTGTTCGTCGACACCGAGGACCCCGACCTGAAGAAGATGCTCTACCGGCTGTGGTTCACCGACGGCAGCGGCCACCCCCTCACGATGACGGGGTTCAAGCTGGTCAAGGACGACCCCGGCTTCGACCTGTGGTCGGACACGACGACGCTCTACGTCCGGCTGCTGGCCGGCCACGTCGAGCCCGACGGCGACGGGGCCGCCGAGGTCGTGGCGTCGGGCATCATCACCATCTACCTGAAGGACTTCGCCCGCCAGCTCACCACCTTCCGCACCCGGGGCGGCAGCCTGTCCGACCGAGCCACCGCCCTGGCCCGCTTCGGCAAGCTGTTCCTGGGCGATCTGTGGGACGTGTACGGCGGGCGGGCCAGCGATAGCGCCGGCGACAGTGACGTGAGGGCCTAGCCATGTCCGAAGGTCCCCCGCCCCGCCCGCAGTCGATGGCGGACACCGAGATCGGCTTCGTGCCCCAGCCGATGGTGTGCTGGCTCTCGCCCAAGGGCCTGGCCACCACCGGGATGCAGGTGCTGCTGTCGGGGATCTTCGGCTCGTACTCCGACAAGCGCGAGCTACAGGCTGCCCTCCAGCGCTGCGACGCCTTCGACCACTCCGAGGGTGAGGAGATCTGGATCGACTACATCTCCGACCTGGGCGACGGCTTCGAGCCCACCTATCACATGGCCCACCTGCTGGCCCAGGAAGAGCTGGCGGTCGAGAGGGCCGACGGCGGCGACGAGGGGGAGGTCCGCCTGCCGGCGGGCGAGATCCTGGTCATGGGGGGCGACCAGGTCTACCCCACGGCGTCCAAGGTCGAGTACGAGAACCGGCTGATCGGGCCCTACCGGGCGGCGCTGCCGTGGAGCTACCGCGGGCGCCACCTCTATGCCATCCCCGGCAACCACGACTGGTACGACGGGCTGACCTCGTTCATCCGGGTGTTCTGCCAGAACGACTGGATCGGCGGATGGAAGACCGAGCAGCCCCGCAGCTACTTCGCCCTGCAGCTGCCGCACCGGTGGTGGCTGTGGGGCATCGACATCCAGTTCGACAACTACATCGACGAGCCCCAGCTCCGTTACTTCAGCGACATCGTGGGGTCTCGGCTCCAGCCCGGCGACTCGATAATCCTCTGTTCGGCCAAGCCGAGCTGGGTCAAATGCCAGCTTGACCAGCCGGAGGCCTTCGTCAACCTCGACTACTTCGCACGCAAGGTGATCAGCCGGCGCGGCGCCGAGGTGCGGCTCTACCTGACGGGCGACACCCACCACTACGCCCACTACGAGCCGGTGGACCACGACGGCCCTCACTTCTTCACCGCCGGCGGCGGCGGGGCCTACCTGTCGGCCACCCACCACCTGCCTGACGAGCTCGAGCTGCCGCCGCCCGCGTCGCGCGACCCGGGCAAGACGGCCCCCTCGTCCCGGTTCCGGCTCAAGGCTGCCTTTCCGGAGAAGAAGGCTTCCAGCCGGATGCGCAAGGGCGTGCTCGACCTCCCCATCCAGAACGTCAGCTTCTGGGCGCTGGTCGCGGCCCTGCACATCACCTTCGGCTGGCTGGTGGCCTCCACCCTGCGGGGCGGCGGGATCAGCATCGCCGACCGGCTCCAGGCCCTGTCGCTGCACGGCCTGGCTGACGTGTTGTTCCGCAGCACCCTGGGTGTCGGGGCGCTGATCCTCCTGGTCATAGGGCTGACCACCTTCACCCAGAAGGAATCCCCCCTGAAACGGTGGCTGCTGGGCGGGGCGCACGCCCTCGTCCAGTTCGCGGTGATCGTGGCCACCATGAGGGTGGCGTCGCTCCTGCTCGCCGACCTGGAGGGCGTGGCCTTCTGGGTGCCGTTCTTCGCCTTCATCGGCGTCATCGGCGGCTTCGTCGGCAGCCTGCTGACCGGCTTCTACCTCTACGTGGCCGACGGCTTCGGCTGCAACAGCAACGAGCTGTTCGCGGCCCAGCGCATCGTCGACTACAAGAACTTCCTGCGCCTGCGGGTCTCGGCCGAGGGCGTTACGGTCCACCCTGTCGGGGTCGACAAGACATGCCGGTCGTGGGCCGTGAAGACCGACGGCGAACGCCACCAGCCCTGGTTCGAGCCAGACGGCCCTTACCACCCGCCCCGGCTCATCGAGGAACCCGTACTCGTCCGGCCGGCGACGCCCCCCGGCACACCCCCGTCCCCGCCCCCGTCCCCGTCGGCTTCCTCGTCACAGGAGGCTTCGCACCCATGACCGACTCTTCGACCACAAGGGGCACGTCCCGCCCGCTGCGGCTGGGCGACCCCGAGGTCCACGCCGTCCGCACACCTGACAACGTCGAGCTGAGGCTCACCCGCCACAAGGGTGGGCCCAAGGGCCCGGTGATCCTGGCCCCCGGGTATGGGACCTCGACGCTGGCCCTGGCCACCCCCACGGTGGAGACCAACTTTCCCGAGTACCTCTACGAGCGGGGCTACGACGTGTGGCTGTTCGACTACCGGGCCAGCCCGGTGCTGCCCTCGGCCGCCACCCAGTACTCGGCCGACGAGATCGCCACCCACGACTGGCCCACGGCCGTGAAGGCGGTGATCGACGCCTCGGGGGCGGGCTCGGTGCAGGTCGGGGCCCACTGCATCGGCTCGATGACCCTCAACATGGCCCTGGCCGCGGGGATGAAGGGGGTGCGGTCGGCCATCAGCTCCCAGGTGGCCCTCCACCCCAAGGTGGTGCCCATGGTGCGGGCCAAGGCCGTGCTGCGACTGGCCACCCTGCTCAAGCTGGTGGGGGCCAAGACCCTGAGCAGCAACTACTCAGGGTCTGCGGGCCACCGGGCCATGGACCTGGCCATGCACCTGTGGCCCACCCACGAGCGCTGCGACAGCCCCGTGTGCCGGCGCATCCTCTTCCTCTACGGCGAGGTCTTCCGCCACGACTACCTCAACGACGAGACCCACGCCACCGTGCCCGAGATGTTCGGCATCGCCAACCTCACGTTCTTCGAGCACGTGAGCCGCATCTGCGCCGCCGGCCGGGTGGTCGACGCCCAGGGCGAGGACACCTACCTGTCCCACGTGGACAACATGGACCTGCCCATCACCTGGGTCCACGGGGAGCGCAACAACTTCTTCCCGCCCGTGGGCACCAAGATGACCTACGACCTGCTGAGCAAGGTAAACGGCCCCGACCTCTACCGGCGGGTCGTCGTGCCCGGCTACGCCCACATGGACTTCTTCATCGGCCGCGACGCCCACCGCGACATCTTCCCCCTCCTCCACGAAGACATGGAGCGGTTCAACTGAGGACGTGAACGGTGCGGGCCCAGCGGTTGGCCGGCAGCGACGGGAACAGGGCGGCGAGCCCGGTCGCGTACTTGCTGATCGCCACCGGCCGGCGACCCATCGCCCACAGCACCCGGTCGGCGGGGGATCGGCCCAGCGCCGACTTGGTTTCGACGACGACGGCGCCGGGGGCGGCCACTGACTCGCCACCGGGCGACCGGCACGTCAGGCCGGAGTCGATCGTGAGCCGGTAGCCGGCGTCGAGGTCCACGAGCGTCGCCCGCTGGTAGGTGGTCACCAGGGTCGGTCCCAGGGCGGCTGCCAACCCGGCCCCCACCGCGTGCTCGGACAGGAACGCCAAAGCCGCCGGCCCGAGCCGGTCCTTCTCCGCCGCCGGGTGTGGGGTGCGGTGCTTCACGGTTTCGCCCCTCCCGCCCGCCAACTTCACTTCGAGCACGCACGACCCGCTGTCGAGGTATGTCCGGGCTCGCACCTTGAACCGCCGGCGCCGGCCATGGGCCGCTCCCCGGTACGAGGCCAGGTCGGGGGTGTCGAAGTAGACCGACTCGTAGGAGAACGACCGCCGGCCGTCGATCTCGAGGGCGGCGACACCGCTGGGCAGGGCCGCCACCAGTTCCGCGACCTCGCCAGCGCATAGGACGTACTTGCGGTCGGTGCGGTCGAGCAACGGGGCCCCGGCCAGCACCTGGTCGAGCGTCACCGGACCGAGGGCGGCGGTGGCGGCCAGTACGGGCCCGGTGGCCGGTCCCGCAACGCTCGGGTTCACAACGACCGGGCCTGGTGGTGCGCAGGGGGGCCGTCGAGAGTGTCGAGGTTGTGCCGGCGGTCACGCCCGTGGAGGGAGCGCCCGGCCCGGGCCCCGCCGGCTGGGCTCTTCGTCCCGGTTGGCGCACGGAAGCGCACGTCTACCACGGTCAGGTCGCGAACCAGGTCGACGTGGGTCACGACCGCCCTCCGGACGGGCGCCCCGACCATGGCCTCGATCACGGCGACGACCTGGGCCTCGTCGGTGTAGGCCGAGTCGAGGGTCATCGTCTGGCGGCGCCACCGCTCGAGCACGCGAGGGTGGTCGGCGATGGTCACCGTCGCGACGACGAGGGTGATCAGGGCCGGGGCGACCCAACGGGGCTGGGGCCCGAAGCCGGCCACCAGGCCCATCGTGAGCGAGGCGAAGTAGTAGGCGACCTCCTCGTGGGCGATCTCCGACGACCGCAGGCGGATCAGCGACAGCACCCCGAACAGCCCGAGCCCGAGCCCGAGCCCGAACCCGACCTCGGCGGTGGCGAGCACCCCGGTGACGGCCACCACCCCGACGTTGAGGCCGACGAAGGCCAGAGGCATGTCCGGTCGCCGGTGGCGCCGGAAGTAGACCCCGTAGGCCAGCACGGTGATGGCCACCAGGTCGAAGGCGATGATGAGCGGGTCGAGCATCGTCGGCTTACCTCCTCGGTCGGGCACTTTCTAGGTGGCGGTCCTCGGAGTTCCCTATGAACGGGCCGGGAAGTTGCCGCTGACGGGGGTCTCATGGCCAGTTCCCAGGCTGCTGCGATGGGCCTCCGAGGGCGGCGCGGTGGGATCTGACCATGACCAGCCCTCTGTTCCCTGGTGCACGACCTGGTGGGCTTCCCGCTCCTGCCCGCTTGCGGTGGCCCGCCTGGATCGCCGTCCCCACGCTGGCGGTGACCCTGGCCGGGGCGTGTAGCCCGGTGAAGGTCAGCCCGGCGTCGTCACCAGGAGTGGTGGCCGACCGGGCGGTCGTCGCCACCGGCGACCTTTTCGACGCGTCGACGGTGCGGGACATCGACGTCGTGTTCGACGCCGGCGACTACGGGGCCATGGTCGAGGCCTACTCGGCCACCGGCGACAAGAAGTGGGTCGAGGCCACCGTGACCATCGACGGCGTCACCTTCGAGCGAGCCGGCATGCGTCTCAAGGGCAACTCGTCGCTGCGGGGCCTCACCCGGGCGGGCCGGGCGGCTGCCGGGGAGGAGGCTGGGACCGCAGGACCGGCTGAACCGAGCACGCTGCCTTGGCTCATCCGACTCGACCGCAATGTCGCCGGCCAGAACTACGGGGGCATCAGCGAACTGGTCGTGAGGGCCAACGGCAGCCGGACGTCGCTCAACGAGGCCGTGGCCCTCGAACTGATCGGGTTGGCGGGGGTGCCAACCCAGCGGGCGGTGGCGGCCCGCTTTAGCGTGAACGGCTCTGGCGAAGTGCTGCGCCTGGTGGTCGAGCACCCCGACGACACGTGGCGGGACGCGTCGTTCGGCGGCGACGGCGTCCTCTACAAGGCCGAGAGCACCGGCGACTACAGCTACCGGGGCACCGACCCGGCGGCCTACGAGAACGTGTTCGACCAGGAGACGGGCAGCGAGGACGACCTCGGGCCGCTGATCGCGTTCTTGGACTTCGTCAACAACAGCTCGGACGCAG
This is a stretch of genomic DNA from Actinomycetota bacterium. It encodes these proteins:
- a CDS encoding alpha/beta fold hydrolase, with the translated sequence MTDSSTTRGTSRPLRLGDPEVHAVRTPDNVELRLTRHKGGPKGPVILAPGYGTSTLALATPTVETNFPEYLYERGYDVWLFDYRASPVLPSAATQYSADEIATHDWPTAVKAVIDASGAGSVQVGAHCIGSMTLNMALAAGMKGVRSAISSQVALHPKVVPMVRAKAVLRLATLLKLVGAKTLSSNYSGSAGHRAMDLAMHLWPTHERCDSPVCRRILFLYGEVFRHDYLNDETHATVPEMFGIANLTFFEHVSRICAAGRVVDAQGEDTYLSHVDNMDLPITWVHGERNNFFPPVGTKMTYDLLSKVNGPDLYRRVVVPGYAHMDFFIGRDAHRDIFPLLHEDMERFN
- a CDS encoding polyphosphate polymerase domain-containing protein — translated: MNPSVAGPATGPVLAATAALGPVTLDQVLAGAPLLDRTDRKYVLCAGEVAELVAALPSGVAALEIDGRRSFSYESVYFDTPDLASYRGAAHGRRRRFKVRARTYLDSGSCVLEVKLAGGRGETVKHRTPHPAAEKDRLGPAALAFLSEHAVGAGLAAALGPTLVTTYQRATLVDLDAGYRLTIDSGLTCRSPGGESVAAPGAVVVETKSALGRSPADRVLWAMGRRPVAISKYATGLAALFPSLPANRWARTVHVLS
- a CDS encoding DUF4956 domain-containing protein, with product MLDPLIIAFDLVAITVLAYGVYFRRHRRPDMPLAFVGLNVGVVAVTGVLATAEVGFGLGLGLGLFGVLSLIRLRSSEIAHEEVAYYFASLTMGLVAGFGPQPRWVAPALITLVVATVTIADHPRVLERWRRQTMTLDSAYTDEAQVVAVIEAMVGAPVRRAVVTHVDLVRDLTVVDVRFRAPTGTKSPAGGARAGRSLHGRDRRHNLDTLDGPPAHHQARSL
- a CDS encoding CotH kinase family protein, translated to MTSPLFPGARPGGLPAPARLRWPAWIAVPTLAVTLAGACSPVKVSPASSPGVVADRAVVATGDLFDASTVRDIDVVFDAGDYGAMVEAYSATGDKKWVEATVTIDGVTFERAGMRLKGNSSLRGLTRAGRAAAGEEAGTAGPAEPSTLPWLIRLDRNVAGQNYGGISELVVRANGSRTSLNEAVALELIGLAGVPTQRAVAARFSVNGSGEVLRLVVEHPDDTWRDASFGGDGVLYKAESTGDYSYRGTDPAAYENVFDQETGSEDDLGPLIAFLDFVNNSSDAAFASELDRHLDVAGFARYLAVQELVANWDDIDGPGNNSYLHYDPATGRMSVVSWDLNLAFGVSPGGGGGGAGPGAAGPGGGGAGPGGEPGIGLGPGPGAGGPGGRGPAGPGAGAPGGRGGGPGGRSNVLVQRFMATSPFLALYQQAVAELRAELYGDGTASAVLDRWVSVLSSGAGDLVTAEVVTAEAAAISAYFRPTV